One segment of Rosa chinensis cultivar Old Blush chromosome 6, RchiOBHm-V2, whole genome shotgun sequence DNA contains the following:
- the LOC112169597 gene encoding transcription factor GTE7 produces MASAVLANRNEPNWPQQPRGGGGGGGFMGKVPFSNPNRNNPNPKTKFQAHHHQHHAADFNDESPAVTQTASDDASSINHHRRSNTTNTAAADFNLIQSQYVSFNIATYSRKELVELKNRLLSELDQIRVLKNRIEAGDFNPRPAQPKKPNTTKKIAGSKRPLPIAPGKDSNSNLKRSHSENVNLMKNCGQILSKLMKHKHAWIFKKPVDVVTLKLHDYYDIIKHPMDLGTVKMNLSKNLYSTPLEFAADVRLTFENAMRYNPRGHDVYNYANQLRSLFEELFQPLIDKLGDGFGGDRGASDEEELQASSWNHVEPERHPPPPPRREDPMPMKIDKKTEVVRPPPAPTPVPVPAPVSSSNPPLANSPVRTSSQVKGPPQVKPLKQPKPKAKDPNKRDMSMEEKHKLGLGLQSLPQEKMEQVVQIIRKRNGHLKQDGDEIELDIEAVDTETLWELDRLVTNYKKMVSKIKRQALMGNNSNSNIASNRGGQEELPASEKIDVSAAEPKRPKKGEVGDEDVDIGDDMPMSSFPPVEIEKDVGGNASSDNSSSSSGSSSSGSSSSSDSDSGSSSGSDSDDDNAQS; encoded by the exons ATGGCGTCCGCCGTCTTAGCGAATCGGAACGAACCCAATTGGCCACAGCAGCCCAGAGGCGGCGGCGGAGGCGGAGGATTCATGGGAAAAGTCCCTTTCTCAAACCCAAACCGTAACAATCCTAACCCTAAGACCAAATTCCAAGCTCATCATCATCAGCATCATGCCGCCGATTTCAATGACGAGTCACCCGCCGTGACCCAGACGGCGTCCGACGACGCTTCGTCGATCAACCACCATCGGCGATCAAACACAACGAACACCGCCGCTGCTGATTTCAACCTCATTCAGTCCCAATACGTCAGCTTCAACATCGCAACCTATTCCAGAAAAGAGCTTGTGGAGCTCAAGAATCGCCTTCTCTCTGAGCTCGACCAGATTCGTGTGCTCAAGAATCGAATCGAAGCCGGCGACTTCAATCCCAGGCCGGCCCAGCCCAAAAAGCCCAACACCACCAAGAAGATTGCCGGCTCGAAGCGGCCCTTGCCGATCGCCCCCGGCAAGGATTCGAATTCCAATTTGAAGCGATCGCATTCGGAGAATGTCAATTTGATGAAGAATTGTGGGCAGATTTTGTCCAAGCTGATGAAGCACAAGCACGCCTGGATCTTCAAAAAGCCGGTTGATGTGGTGACACTGAAGCTTCATGATTACTATGATATAATCAAGCACCCCATGGATCTGGGCACTGTCAAAATGAATCTATCCAAGAATTTGTATTCGACGCCATTGGAATTCGCTGCTGATGTGCGATTGACCTTTGAAAATGCCATGCGGTATAATCCCCGAGGCCATGATGTCTACAACTACGCCAATCAGCTTCGCTCTTTGTTTGAGGAGCTCTTCCAGCCCCTGATTGACAAATTGGGGGATGGGTTTGGTGGGGATCGAGGAGCTTCCGATGAGGAGGAATTGCAGGCCAGTTCTTGGAACCATGTTGAGCCTGAGAggcatcctcctcctccgcccAGGAGGGAAGACCCAATGCCCATGAAGATCGATAAGAAGACTGAGGTGGTTCGGCCCCCTCCGGCTCCAACCCCAGTTCCAGTCCCAGCCCCAGTGAGCTCATCAAATCCACCATTAGCTAATTCTCCAGTGAGGACAAGTTCGCAAGTGAAGGGGCCGCCGCAAGTGAAGCCCTTGAAGCAGCCGAAGCCAAAAGCAAAGGACCCAAACAAGAGGGATATGAGCATGGAGGAGAAGCATAAGCTGGGACTTGGGTTGCAGAGCTTGCCTCAGGAGAAAATGGAGCAAGTTGTGCAGATTATTAGGAAGAGGAATGGGCATTTAAAGCAGGATGGGGATGAGATTGAGCTTGACATTGAGGCTGTAGATACAGAAACCCTTTGGGAGCTTGATCGGCTTGTTACAAATTATAAAAAGATGGTTAGCAAGATTAAGCGTCAAGCACTGATGGGCAACAACAGCAATAGCAACATTGCTTCGAACAGAGGAGGTCAAGAG GAATTGCCTGCGAGTGAGAAAATTGATGTCTCAGCGGCAGAGCCGAAGAGGCCAAAGAAAGGGGAAGTGGGAGATGAAGATGTGGATATTGGTGATGACATGCCAATGAGCAGCTTTCCTCCGGTTGAGATTGAGAAAGATGTTGGGGGCAATGCCAGTAGTGATAATAGTTCAAGCAGCTCCGGCAGTTCAAGCAGTGGCTCCTCCTCATCAAGCG ATTCAGATTCTGGCAGTTCTTCAGGGAGTGACTCGGATGATGATAACGCGCAGTCCTAG